From the genome of Pseudomonadota bacterium:
CCGTGACTATACCTGCGAGTTTGCCGCTGGCATCATTTACCAGCAACGAACCAATTCGATGTCTGGCCATTTCGGCGGCGGCAAACTGCACTGAATCACTTGAAACGATTGCCCTGGGCACGCCCTTGACGATATCCCCCACCCTGGCATTAAAAAGGTACAACCCGCTCTCAAGCCGCGGCCCAACCTTACGTTGTCGGAGTTCGTGGTAAGCGGTCTTAACCAGTTTTTCTGAAAAACTCTTCAGATAATACTGAGCAACTCTGGGCGAAGACCGTACGAGGTGGAGAAAAGCTTCTTTGGAAAAAAGAAAACAGAAGGTGTCCTCAATGGTTTCAACGTTAAGATTCGCTTTTGTTTCCTGAATAATCGGCAAGGCTCCGAAATATTCTCCTTCACCACGGAAATCCTTCAAGGTGATCCCGCCACCTTCATCCTGAAGATAAATCCTGACCCCGCCTTTCTGAATCAGGAAAAAATGCATGACTTCGGTTACATCCTGCTGGAAAATCCTGGTGCCTTTGGGATAAAAATCTATCTGGCACTGCTTTGCGAGGCTGTTTAACTCATCAGGTTCAAGCTCATTGAACGGCATGGTTTTTTTAAGAAAATCCATCACCACTTCTGCCGGGACAGCATGAACGTCATTGTTTTTCGTCATTGGTATTCACCTGCATTTCAATACGGATTAGCGGGAGGCGAACTTGGATTGAAGGCCGTAACTGAATCTCCACACAACATGAAAGAACCCGCAAGTATTCAGTCTGTGCAGGGCTCGCCTGGGGGTCTCATTCATTTTGAATCGTTTTTCTGTCGGACTTCTTCATCTTTGATTTCAGCCTTTTTGGGAAAAAGCGTAAGATACATATATCCTGAAATACTGATGAGTATGAACAGAAGAGAGGCCTCCTGCCAATGATGATTTTCCGGCTGTACCAGCGCCAGAATGGAAAGGACAAACAGGAACTGGTAACCGATTTTTCTGAATCGGAGGACTTCCCGCAGGACATAGACATTCACTATGGGAACGATAAGAGAGAGAAACAGAAAAAGATCAAGGACTCCGAAAGAAAAAGCGACAATCAGTTTCTTAAAGGTAATGAAGGTCAGAACTGCGGCGATGACCAGATTATGGAATTGAACTTTTTTTCGGTCTGCGGGGTACGAGGAGGTATTCAGATAAAATAATGCCTTCTGATGGTCCTCCCTGTCTTTCAGTTTTCTCCATATGGCAGGCTTACCCAATCCTTCCTGGAGCATTCTTTCAACAATTTTATCAATTTTTTCAGCCATATCCTCTCACATTGCTCTCGGTTTCAACAACATTTGCCGAATAATTCATTAATAGTTCCTAATGTATTTCCACATTAATGCTTATTTGTCCAGTTCCCTATAACCAGGCTGAAATTTTTATACTGTATTGACCTGGAACACAAGTACAACGCATTGAAACTCCCCGCAGCAGAGATTCCCTGACTTCAAGCGAGAGGGAATGCACTCGCTGCTCCTGTCACCCCATCCCCCAGTCCCTTGAATTTCTTGACAACTTCCTGATTGATCGATATAACTTTATGATATTTCTATAAAAGATCGCTTTCACAATTTCACGAATCACCCCGGGGCAGAAATTGATCAAAATCCTTCTTGCAGATGATCACAGCATAGTCAGGGCCGGATTACGCCGACTGCTTGATGAGACGGAAGACATTAAAGTCATTGCCGAGGCCTCAGACGGCAGTGAGGCAATCCAGAAAACCCATGAGACAAAACCCGATGTCGCAGTCATAGATATCTCCATGCCTGGACAGGACGGACTTGAAGTCATTGACCAGTTGCTGATTTATTATCCCAAACTGCCAATCCTTATCCTGACCATGCATGAGGAAGAGCAGTACATTGTCCGGGCAATTCGCTCCGGCGCCAAAGGGTATCTCACCAAACGCTCGGCCCCGGAACAGCTGGTCAATGCGATCAGAAAGGTTTATTCCGGCGGCACCTTTCTCACTGCCGAGGCAGCGGAAACCCTTGCTGTCCGCATGGGCGCAGGCTCCAACCGCGGGAATCTGCTTGATGAACTTTCCAACAGGGAAATACAGGTGTTACGGCGACTTGCCATGGGGCAGACCAACCGGGAAATCGCCGATGTGTACAACATCAGCATCAAGACCGTTGATACCTACCGGTTCAGGTTACTTAAAAAACTCAAGCTCAGGAACAATGCCGAGCTTTCGCGCTTCGCTATCCAGAACAACCTTGTTGAGTTGTAAGAAGGGCACTCATCAAAATTGTTGAGTAACAATCAGAGTACGGCTTTTATCAAATTATCTCAGGTAATTGAGGGGAACAAAGCCATTTTTACGCAGCCGAGTATCGCAAAAGCTGCCACGACAATGATTCGGGCAAAAAAGCAATTTTCCAAGGCGTTCATCAGATATTCCGGCAGAATCTTCCAAACCCACCCGGATTGAATCCGGAAGCCCAGTAAACGGTCCCCTGCTTGAAATCAGCAAACCAATAGCCCCCCGGCAAACGCTGGGCATCCAGAAAGATGAAGGGTTGTGCCGTTGAAAAACAGGCATGTATGTGCAGATCTTTTTCATTCAGGTCCGGATTCAGCAGAGACAATGCCTCTTCAACGGTGGGCAAGCGCCAGTCATTGAAACCCGCAAAACTTTTCCGGTTACACTCTCCAAGGGTCTTTTGCATGGAACGGATTGTGGCGATGTCCGCGCCGCGTCGCTGCCACATGATGCCGGTACGATGATCAGTGACCGTGCGATTGTCACCGTTATCCACCAGGAAATTTTCAAAAAATCCCTGGGGATTATATTTACTGTCAAAGAAATTATGCCTTAAAACGATTCCCGACATTGCCTGGTCGTCAATCTCGCTGTGGGTAGATTGCAGAAATACTTTCTCGATTTCAGGGATTGGCGAACCCGGCCCGGGCAGGCCGCTTGCCATGTCTTCAACTTCCAGACCACTGACAACCGGTTTAACTTTTGTCGCATCATCGGTATCAATTACATTGCTGATCAGCCATTTTTTCAGCGCATCGTCAACTGCGTAACTTTTATCCAGGCCTTGCGTTTTCCCGTGCCCGGCAACACAATTGTCAATCAAGCCCTGGGGTACATCAATTTCCGCAAGCACCCGGGCATATT
Proteins encoded in this window:
- a CDS encoding response regulator transcription factor — translated: MIKILLADDHSIVRAGLRRLLDETEDIKVIAEASDGSEAIQKTHETKPDVAVIDISMPGQDGLEVIDQLLIYYPKLPILILTMHEEEQYIVRAIRSGAKGYLTKRSAPEQLVNAIRKVYSGGTFLTAEAAETLAVRMGAGSNRGNLLDELSNREIQVLRRLAMGQTNREIADVYNISIKTVDTYRFRLLKKLKLRNNAELSRFAIQNNLVEL
- a CDS encoding DUF1566 domain-containing protein; protein product: MGIFEKLGLEKNISIDWEITPELTFTIFESWGSRVRVRSLAERYYYFYIDTWQDPAKVCLMERGIKYARVLAEIDVPQGLIDNCVAGHGKTQGLDKSYAVDDALKKWLISNVIDTDDATKVKPVVSGLEVEDMASGLPGPGSPIPEIEKVFLQSTHSEIDDQAMSGIVLRHNFFDSKYNPQGFFENFLVDNGDNRTVTDHRTGIMWQRRGADIATIRSMQKTLGECNRKSFAGFNDWRLPTVEEALSLLNPDLNEKDLHIHACFSTAQPFIFLDAQRLPGGYWFADFKQGTVYWASGFNPGGFGRFCRNI